In the genome of Streptomyces sp. NBC_00433, the window AGCGGCAGCGCACGACGCAGGGCGGGGCCCCGCTGGGGTACACCGCGGCCGTGGAGCTGTCGTCCGACCGGCTGCTGCGCAATCAGCCGAAGCCGAAGAAGCCGGGCGCGAACGCGCAGCCGAGCCGGTTCAAGATCGGTGGCAAGAAGGAGGAGGCGGAGCGGCAGCGGAAGCTGGAGCTGATCCGCACTCCGGTGCTGTCGAACTACCGCATCGCGGTCATCAGCCTCAAGGGCGGCGTGGGCAAGACGACGACCACGACCGCGCTGGGTTCGACCCTCGCCAGCGAGCGGCAGGACAAGATCCTGGCGATCGACGCGAACCCGGACGCCGGCACGCTCGGCCGCCGGGTGCGCAGGGAGACCGGTGCGACGATCCGCGACCTGGTCCAGGCGATCCCGTATCTGAACAGCTACATGGACATCCGCCGCTTCACCTCGCAGGCCCCGTCCGGCCTTGAGATCATCGCCAACGACGTGGACCCGGCGGTGTCGACGGCCTTCAGCGACGAGGACTACCGGCGGGCCATCGACGTGCTGGGCCGGCAGTATCCGGTCATCCTCACCGACTCGGGTACGGGACTGCTCTACAGCGCGATGCGCGGGGTGCTGGACCTGGCCGATCAGCTGATCATCGTGTCGACGCCGTCGGTGGACGGCGCCTCCAGTGCCAGTACGACGCTCGACTGGCTGTCGGCGCACGGCTACGCGGACCTGGTGGCGCGCAGCATCACGGTGATCTCCGGGGTCCGCGAGACCGGGAAGATGATCAAGGTCGAGGACATCGTGTCGCACTTCCAGACGCGCTGCCGCGGGGTGCAGGTCGTGCCGTTCGACGAGCATCTGGCGGCGGGCGCCGAGGTGGACCTCGACATGATGCGGCCGAAGACCCGGGAGGCGTATTTCAACCTCTCCGCGATGGTCGCCGAGGACTTCATCCGCGCCCAGCAGGCGCAGGGGCTCTGGACGGCGGACGGCCAGAACCAGCCGCCGCACCAGGCACCGCCGATGCCCGGTGGCTACGGTGCGCCGGGACCGTACGGCGGCCCGCCGGTCGGCTACCCGGCGTCGGGACAACCGGGGCAGCCGGGGCAGCCGGGGCACCCCGTGCAGCCCGGCCATCCGGGTTACCCCGCGCAGCCGCCCTACGGCCAGCCGATGCAGCCGGGGCAGGTCCCGCCCGCGCAGTACGGCGGCCCCCCGCCGGCTCCGCAGCCGTATCAGCAGGCCGGTCCCGGCGGGCAGCCGCCCGCGCAGCCCTTCCAGCCGCAGTCGCCGCAGCCGCAGGCGCCCCAGCCGCAGCAGGGCTGGCCGGTGCCCCAGCAGCAGCCGGAGCAGCCGGAGCAGCCGGGTTACGGCTACCCCCCGCCCCCGCCTCCGCAGCAGCAGTAGGGCGGAGAGGAAGAGCGCGGTCCCCGGGCCGCCGTCGTGGGTCTCCACGGCGGCGGCCCTTGGCGTGTACGGGCTCCGGCCGGTCGAGTACCCCGCCGGTCGTATGCGGTGTCCCCCCGGGGATGCAGCCGGGGCGGTACGGAATCCGCCCGTGGACCGTCGCGCGGGGAGGGTCGGGAAACGGACGATGGAGACATCCGGATCGAACCCCTCCGACGCACGTCAAGAGGTCCACCCCATGATCGAAGCCCACGCACTGACCAAACGCTACGGCGAGCGCGCCGCCGTGACCGAGCTGAGTTTCACCGTGCGGCCCGGCGCTGTCACCGGTTTCCTCGGGCCGAACGGCGCGGGGAAGTCGACCACGATGCGGATGATCCTCGGGCTCGACGCACCGACCTCCGGGCGGGTGTCGGTCAACGGGAAGCGGTATGCGCAGCACCGGGCGCCGCTGCACGAGGTCGGCGCGATGCTGGAGGCGCGGGCGATACACACCGGGCGGAGCGCCTACAACCACCTGCTGGCGCTGGCCGCCACCACGGGGATACCGCGCCGCCGAGTGGACGAGGTGATCGACATCGTGGGGCTGCGCGAGGTCGCACGGAAGCGGGCGGGCGGATTCTCCCTGGGCATGGGCCAGCGGCTGGGCATCGCCAGCGCGCTGCTCGGCGACCCGGCCACTCTGGTGCTCGACGAGCCGGTGAACGGGCTGGATCCCGAGGGCATCCTGTGGATCCGCAATCTGCTCAAGGACCTCGCCGCCGAGGGCCGCACGGTGCTGCTGTCGTCGCATCTGATGTCCGAGATGGCGCTGACCGCCGAGCATCTGATCGTCATCGGCCGCGGCCGGCTGATGGCCGACACCTCGGTGGCGGAGTTCGTCCGGGCCGCGGCGGGCACGTCGGTGCGGGTGCGGACGGACGAGGCGGACCGGTTGCGCCAGGCACTGGCCGGGCCGGATGTGACGGTGAGTTCCACCGAGCGCGAGGTGCTCGATGTGACCGGACTGAGCAGTGACCGGATCGGCCGCGTCGCGGCGGACTGCGGGATAGCCCTGGCCGAGCTGACGCCGCAGCAGGCGTCGTTGGAGGAGGCGTTCATGGAGATGACCAGGGACGCCGTGGAGTACCAGTCCCCGGTGCGCGAGCGGGAAGGACAGCCGGCATGAGTACGACCACCAGCACGGTCATGGCGGGCGGCGCGGTGCCGCCGGCCGCGACGGCCGCCCCGCGCGGCCAGGTCACCCAACTGCGGGTGCTGCATTCCGAGTGGATCAAGATGCGGAGCCTGCGGTCCACCTTCTACACCCTGATAGCGGCTGTGGTGGCGCTGGTCGGGCTCGGGGCGCTGTTCTCTGCGTTCACCGCCAGCCACTGGGCGGGTATGAACGCGCACGAGCGGGCCGACTTCGAGCCGGGCATGACCAGCCTGCGCGGCTTCTTCCTGGCGCAGCTCGCGGTGGGCGTGCTCGGGGTGCTGATGATCAGCGGCGAGTACGCGACCGGGATGATCCGGGCGTCGCTGTCCGCGGTGCCGGGCAGGCTGCCGGTGCTGTGGGCGAAGGCAGCGCTCTATGCCGCGGTCACCTGGGGGCTGATGACGGCGGGTGCGATCGTCGCCTTCCTCGTCGGCCAGGCGACGATGTCCTCGAAGCACATAGGGACCTCGCTGGGCGATCCCGGCGTGCTGCGCCAGGTGATGGGGGTGGGCCTGTATCTCACGGTCGTGGGGCTGCTCGGGGTGGCGATCGGCGCACTGATCAGGAACACGGCGGGCGGCATCGCCTCGGTGTTCGGGCTGCTGCTGGTGGTGCCGGTGCTCGCGGAGGCGCTGCCGGCGTCCTGGGCGGACCATGTCAACCAGTGGCTGCCGAGCAACGCGGGCCAGTCGTTGATATCCCTGCACCGGGAGGCGCATACGCTGGCGCCATGGACGGGGTTCGCGGTGTTCTGCCTCTATGCGGTGGTGGCGCTGGCGGCGGCCGCGGTGCTGCTCAAGCGGCGCGACGCGTGACGGTGGCGCCATGACGTACGCGGTGCCGTCGTCGAGCGGGCCGCCCACGGAGGCGGCGCCGGTCCCGGGCGCGACCGCGGCGGCGCCGGTCCAGGGCCCGGCGGCCGACCCGGTCGTCCAGGCTCCGGACCAGGCCGACGAGGGTCCCGAGCAGGCCGGCGAGGCCGGGGTGGTGGGCGCCGCGGCGGGGCCGGTGACGCGGTTGGAGGCGCGGGTCGAGCGGGTGGCGCGGGCGGGGTACGCCCGGATCGCCCACGGGTTGCGGCTGTCGCCGCCCACGGTGGACGCGGTCTTCGCGGTGGGGTTGTTCCTGGCGACCGCTGCCGCGCTGCGGCGGGTCCTCCACGACGATGCGCTGCTGCTGCCGTTTCACGCGGCGCTGGTGCTGCCGCTGATCTGGCGGCGGCGGGCACCGATGGCGGTGTTCTGTGCCCTCGCGGTGACGGCGCTGGTGCAGTGGTCACTCGACCTGCGGATCCCGACGGATGTGGCGCTGCTGATCGCCCTGTATGCGGTGGCCGCCTACAGCAGCCGGCGACGTACGCTGCTGGCGTTCGCGGTGGTGGAAGGCGGCGTCCTGCTGGCGACGCTGCGGTGGTCGGTGCACGACCGAGGCGCGGGGACGTTCGTGTCGCTGTCGGCGATGGCGACGGCGGCGATGGTGCTCGGGCTCAACATGCGCAGTCGGCGGGACCGGTTGGCGACGCTGGAGGACCGGGCGGTGCGGCTGGAGCGCGAGCGGGACCAGCAGTCGCAGCTCGCGGTGGCCGGTGAGCGGGCCAGGATCGCCCGGGAGATGCACGACATCGTGACGCACAACCTGTCGGTGATGGTGGCGCTCGCGGACGGCGCGGTCTTCGCCCAGCGGCGGAATCCGGAGCGGGCGGCCACCGCGATGCGGCAGGTGTCGGCGACCGGGCGGCAGGCCATCACGGACATGCGGCGCTTCCTGGGGGTGCTGCGGGCGGACGAGCCGGACGCGCTGCGGCATCCGATGCCGGGTATCGGGCAGCTGTCGGCGCTGGTCGAGCAGGTGCGGGCGGCGGGGCTGCCGACCCGGCTGGCGGTGGCGGGCGATCTCGCGGCGGTGCCGGTCGCGGCGCAGCTGACCGTCTACCGGCTGGTGCAGGAGGCGTTGACCAACACGCTCAAGCACGCGCCCACCGGGACGACGGCGGAGGTGCGGGTCGACTGCGCGCCGGAGGCGGTGACGGTCACGGTGACCGATGACGGCGCCGGGCCGGCGGCGCCGGGCGACCCCGCCGGGTCCGCGGGGCACGGGCTGCCCGGGATGCGGGAGCGTGCCGCGGCCTACGGCGGCCGCCTGACGGCGGGGCCGCTGCCCGGTGGCGGCTGGCAGGTGGCCGCCGTTCTCACTCTGACGACTCCGGAGCCGTTGTGACCACAGAATCCGCACCGTCCGCCGCCCGGCCCGCGGGTGGTTCCGCGCCTGGGCGGGTGGTCCCGTGCGAGGAGGAGGCGGTAGCGGTGATCCGGGTGCTGCTGGTCGACGACGAGCCGCTGCTGCGGATGGCCTTCACGATGGTGCTGGACGCGCAGGCCGACATGCAGCCGGTGGGTGAGGCGGGAGACGGCGCGCAGGCGGTGCGGCTGGCCAGGGAGCTGCGGCCCGACGTGGTGCTGATGGACGTCAGGATGCCGGGCACGGACGGTATCGAGGCGACGGCCAGGATCATCGAGAGCTGCCCGGAGTCGAAGGTGCTGATCCTGACGACCTTCGACCTGGACGAGTACGCGTTCGCCGGGCTGCGGGCAGGTGCCTCGGGTTTCCTGCTGAAGAACGCGCTGCCCGAGGAGTTGCTGGCGGCGATCCGCTCGGTGGCGGCCGGGGACGCGGTGGTGGCGCCGAGGATCACCCGGCGGCTCTTGGAGAATTTCGCGCACCAGCTGCCGGCCGCGGGCGGCGCCGAGGGGCCGGAGGCGGACGAGCGGCTGTCGCGGTTGACGGCCAGGGAGCGGGAGGTGCTGGTGGAGGTGGGCCGCGGGTTGTCGAACACGGAGATCGCGGCGTCACTGCACTTGGCCGAGGCCACCGTGAAGACCCACTTCAGCCGGGTGCTGGTAAAGCTGGAGCTGCGCGACCGGGTCCAGGCGGTGGTCTTCGCCTATGAGACCCGGCTGGTCCGCCCGACCTGAGCGCCGCCCGCCCGAAAGAATGAGCCCGCGAGGCGGGCCCCACGGCGGACGGCGCTGTTCGTCGGACAGGCCCTAACCGTCCGAGCGGGACGGCTGCTCGGCCGCACCGACCAGGTCCCTGGCACGCTTCACGTCGTCGGCCATCCGCTCCAGCAGCGCCTCGATCGTGTCGAACTTCTCCATCCCGCGCAGATACGTCAGGAAGTCCACGGCCACGTGCAGGCCGTAGAGGTCCAGGTCGACGCGGTCGATGGCGTAGGCCTCGACGGTCCTGGCGGTGCCGTCGAAGGTCGGGTTGGTGCCGACCGAGATGGCCGCGGGCATCGCCTCGTCGCCCACGTGCAGCCAGCCGGCGTAGACGCCGTCGGCGGGGATGGCGGTGTGCGGGAGCGTCTCGACGTTGGCGGTGGGATAGCCGAGGTCCCGGCCGCGCTGAGCCCCCCGGACGACGACGCCCTCGACCCGGTGCGGCCGGCCCAGCACCTCCGCCGCGCCCTCCACGT includes:
- a CDS encoding response regulator transcription factor codes for the protein MIRVLLVDDEPLLRMAFTMVLDAQADMQPVGEAGDGAQAVRLARELRPDVVLMDVRMPGTDGIEATARIIESCPESKVLILTTFDLDEYAFAGLRAGASGFLLKNALPEELLAAIRSVAAGDAVVAPRITRRLLENFAHQLPAAGGAEGPEADERLSRLTAREREVLVEVGRGLSNTEIAASLHLAEATVKTHFSRVLVKLELRDRVQAVVFAYETRLVRPT
- a CDS encoding ABC transporter permease, producing the protein MSTTTSTVMAGGAVPPAATAAPRGQVTQLRVLHSEWIKMRSLRSTFYTLIAAVVALVGLGALFSAFTASHWAGMNAHERADFEPGMTSLRGFFLAQLAVGVLGVLMISGEYATGMIRASLSAVPGRLPVLWAKAALYAAVTWGLMTAGAIVAFLVGQATMSSKHIGTSLGDPGVLRQVMGVGLYLTVVGLLGVAIGALIRNTAGGIASVFGLLLVVPVLAEALPASWADHVNQWLPSNAGQSLISLHREAHTLAPWTGFAVFCLYAVVALAAAAVLLKRRDA
- a CDS encoding ATP-binding cassette domain-containing protein, which produces MIEAHALTKRYGERAAVTELSFTVRPGAVTGFLGPNGAGKSTTMRMILGLDAPTSGRVSVNGKRYAQHRAPLHEVGAMLEARAIHTGRSAYNHLLALAATTGIPRRRVDEVIDIVGLREVARKRAGGFSLGMGQRLGIASALLGDPATLVLDEPVNGLDPEGILWIRNLLKDLAAEGRTVLLSSHLMSEMALTAEHLIVIGRGRLMADTSVAEFVRAAAGTSVRVRTDEADRLRQALAGPDVTVSSTEREVLDVTGLSSDRIGRVAADCGIALAELTPQQASLEEAFMEMTRDAVEYQSPVREREGQPA
- a CDS encoding histidine kinase produces the protein MTYAVPSSSGPPTEAAPVPGATAAAPVQGPAADPVVQAPDQADEGPEQAGEAGVVGAAAGPVTRLEARVERVARAGYARIAHGLRLSPPTVDAVFAVGLFLATAAALRRVLHDDALLLPFHAALVLPLIWRRRAPMAVFCALAVTALVQWSLDLRIPTDVALLIALYAVAAYSSRRRTLLAFAVVEGGVLLATLRWSVHDRGAGTFVSLSAMATAAMVLGLNMRSRRDRLATLEDRAVRLERERDQQSQLAVAGERARIAREMHDIVTHNLSVMVALADGAVFAQRRNPERAATAMRQVSATGRQAITDMRRFLGVLRADEPDALRHPMPGIGQLSALVEQVRAAGLPTRLAVAGDLAAVPVAAQLTVYRLVQEALTNTLKHAPTGTTAEVRVDCAPEAVTVTVTDDGAGPAAPGDPAGSAGHGLPGMRERAAAYGGRLTAGPLPGGGWQVAAVLTLTTPEPL